ACAGAAGATATGCCCACAACGCCGCTCCCCAGTCCGGCAACACCGTTCCCAGTGCCGACGGCTTGACCCAACACCCCGTCGCCCGTGTAACCTATACCGAAGACGCCCTCGCTGTCGGCAGACGTCCCGAGCACGCCGGCGTTGGCAAAGGGCGCGGTGCCGAAGTCTTGGCCAAGCACGCCGGCTGCGAATTCAGTTGAAGGGGGAATTGGCGTAAACGACGTTTGTCCTACGACGCCGTCTTGCGTCGTTATCAATGGGACTACGAATGGATTCACCGACGTGCCGACGGTGCCGAATCCAGTCGTTGAGGAGCCTAAGACGCCTTGACCGCTGGTCGAGTTGCCGGCGACTGCGGTGCCCTTTGGCGACGAGCCGAGAACGCCGAAATTGAATTTACCACGACTTGACAAATCTTGTCCAACAACGCCAGGTTGGCCATTGCTCCGCGATGTGCTATTGAATTTTGTCTGGCCAATTATGCCCGGGCCCTTTTTTGAATCGCCGCTTATCGCGGGGCCGGTCGATGTATTACTTTCGCTGAGGCACGGAGCAGGGCTCGTGCACGTCGTGTCGGGTCCGGCACCGTTGCCAGCGGCGGCTTTGCGCGGCGACTCGAAGCTAATGCCGACGACGAGGAGGGCCGCCGCCATCGCGACCGCGGCGATCATTCGGATATTAACCATTGCGTTATTCCTTTCCGAGAGCAAGCCAAAAAAAGCGTGATAATAGCACTCCGCCAAATAGAAGTACCGCCGCGCAATTCGACGTGTCGCCCTTGCTACCCACCATCGCGCAAGCGGCCGCAACGCGTTTCAATCCGGCGCTGTGCCTGACCGCTCGTTGTGGTCCGAGCGCAGTGAGCCCAATAGGACCGCATTCCAGTCTGCGTCGACCGCATCTGTGTCCCGAAGGCTATTCTGCGCACATGAAGACGGAAAGTCGCTGGTCGCAAGATTTTAGGATCCAACGCGCATCCAACGAACGAGCCCGCGGGTAGGCAACGATCCCGAGCTTCCTTCGTGTTCCCAAAACCACCGCATCCCGGAGGCCTTGCGCCACTACCCATAGCGGGACACCACATTGACAAGTTAAGTGCCTAACTATATAATACATTCATAAACCATTAGGAGGTTAATAATTACATGGCTGTGAATGACGCTGCGACGGTCCCCGAGCGTGACGAAATGCAGGCTCTCCGGGCCGGCCTCGATCGCTTCAAGAAGCGTTTCGAGACGCTCGACATCGATGCTGTGTTCGCCCTCGTATCCCTAAAGCGCATCGCCACCGACCTCGACGGCGTCGCCGAGCGGATGTGCAAGAAGTTCGACTTCTCGGTCGGGCGGTTAAATGTCCTAATGGCGCTGTATGCATCCACCGACCACTCGATGCAGCTCTCCGAAATCGGCGACTATCTCGTCGTCACCCGGCCGAACATCACCGGCCTCATCGACGGCCTCGTGCGCGATAACTTCGTGGAACGCGTGGACCATCCCGATGATCGCCGCATGGTCATAGCCCGGCTCACCGACTTCGGACAGAAATTCATGGCATGGTTCGTGCCCCAGCATTTTGCGAACGTCAGCAACATGATGAGCTGCCTCGAACCCGCCGAGCTGCGCCAACTGGCCGGATATGTCCAGCGGCTGCGCCAACACCTAAAGACGGTCGACATCCGGCCGTACGGAGACTTCAAACCATAATGCCCACGGCAACGCAGACCACCGATCATCCGAATGGAGCATCGATGACCGCTATCGAGACGAGCGGCAATGGCAACGGCACCACCGGACGCAAACGCCGCATCCTCATCCCGCTCGGCGTCATCGCGGCGCTCGCGCTATTATTTTTTGGCATCCAATACCTGGTCTTCGCCGCGCACCACGTCACGACCGACGATGCGCAGATCAACGGCGACATAACGACTATCGCGCCCCGCGTGAAGGGGCAAGTCATCGCGGTCCCGGTCAAGGAAAACCAGGTCGTCACGAAAGGCACGCGCCTGCTCGTGTTGGACGACCGCGA
This genomic window from Candidatus Eremiobacteraceae bacterium contains:
- a CDS encoding MarR family transcriptional regulator gives rise to the protein MAVNDAATVPERDEMQALRAGLDRFKKRFETLDIDAVFALVSLKRIATDLDGVAERMCKKFDFSVGRLNVLMALYASTDHSMQLSEIGDYLVVTRPNITGLIDGLVRDNFVERVDHPDDRRMVIARLTDFGQKFMAWFVPQHFANVSNMMSCLEPAELRQLAGYVQRLRQHLKTVDIRPYGDFKP